A segment of the Deltaproteobacteria bacterium genome:
GTAGCGGTACACACGGTTCCGCCGTTTTCCCGTCGTCTCGCTCACGATCTTCTGGTTCCCCAGCACGTCGAGCGCTTTCGCGATGGTCGGCAGGGTGAGGTGGGTGCGCCTGGCGAGACGTGGGATCGTACACAGCGGCGTGCGCAGCAGTGCCGCCTGCACGGCGGCGGCGGAGCCTGCTTTGCGGCCGAGGCTTGCCAGGCGCCCCCGATCCGTTTCGGCGAGGTCCAGCAATCGCCGCGCGGTCCCCACCGCGCTGTCCGACACCGAAGCGACCCCTTCGCAGAAGAACGCGACCCAGGTTTCCCAGTCGCCGTCGCGGCGCACGGCATCCAGCAGCTCGTAGTACCTGGCGCGATGCTGCTTCAGAAAGAGGCTCAGGTAGAGCATCGGCTCTCTCAATACCTGTTCGGCGCACAGGAGGAGCGTGACCATCAACCGTCCCACGCGGCCGTTGCCGTCGAGAAACGGGTGGATGGTCTCGAACTGGACGTGCCAGAGCGCGGCCTTCACCAGTGCCGGGGTCGCCGGGTCGTGCGCGAACTTCTCGAGCGCGCCCATCGCCTTCTGCACGCGGTGCGGCGGGGGCGGAACGAAGCGGGCGTTCCCCGGCCTCGTTCCGCCGATCCAGTTCTGGCTGCGTCGAAACTCGCCCGGGCTCTTTCCCGCGCCCCGGCCGCGCGAGAGGAGGATTTCGTGGACTTCACGGATCAGGCGATTCGAAAGCGGGAACCTGCCGCGCAGGCGTTTCACGCCATGGTCCAGGGCGCGGACGTAGTTCGACACTTCAACCACGTCGTCGAGGGGGACGCCGGGCGATTCCTCGAGCTCGAACAGCAGCAGGTCGGTGAGCGTCGATTGCGTGCCCTCGATCTGCGAGGAGAGCACCGCCTCCTTGCGGACGTAGGTGTAGAGGAGGAGATGCGTGTCCGGGAGGACGCTCGAGACGCCGTCGAGGCGGCCGAGCGCGAGCAGCGCCGCGTCGAGGGCGGTGCGGACGCTGCCGTCGATGGCGACGGGCGGCGCCGGCGGCAGCGGCGCGGGCACGAAGGTCTTGACATTCTCGCCACCGACCGAGGTTGTCTCGTAGTTGCCGGTGGATCTCCGTTTCACCAGCAGTCCCCCTGCTAAAGCTGCTAAAGCGACTTTAGGTCGCGTAGCGGATAATAA
Coding sequences within it:
- a CDS encoding Fic family protein, producing the protein MKRRSTGNYETTSVGGENVKTFVPAPLPPAPPVAIDGSVRTALDAALLALGRLDGVSSVLPDTHLLLYTYVRKEAVLSSQIEGTQSTLTDLLLFELEESPGVPLDDVVEVSNYVRALDHGVKRLRGRFPLSNRLIREVHEILLSRGRGAGKSPGEFRRSQNWIGGTRPGNARFVPPPPHRVQKAMGALEKFAHDPATPALVKAALWHVQFETIHPFLDGNGRVGRLMVTLLLCAEQVLREPMLYLSLFLKQHRARYYELLDAVRRDGDWETWVAFFCEGVASVSDSAVGTARRLLDLAETDRGRLASLGRKAGSAAAVQAALLRTPLCTIPRLARRTHLTLPTIAKALDVLGNQKIVSETTGKRRNRVYRYDRYLAILNEGTEPL